In Gimesia benthica, a single window of DNA contains:
- a CDS encoding M16 family metallopeptidase — translation MGKQLIQTHRFPNGLTLVTESMPDVQSAAFTIMVPGGSIYDPPDKRGTASILADLISRGAGEYDSQQLSSALDNLGVQRHEGVSNAHITFTGATLADKIGETLKIYAHIIREPHLPEDQFDASRAGVAQALLSVEDDARQKALVELKRRAFPAPWGLPSDGELAHLAGITIDDVRNHYKEGFHPDDTIIGIAGNIDFDEVRDLIESLFGDWEPSAGREEPALDFPTEKTFFTEQETTQTHLGVAYDAVPYGHPDYYTAWAAVGILSGGMSARLFTEVREKRGLCYTVSASLVGMPGIGRVLCYAGTTSERAQETLDVTLHELQRLGEGIDISELERCKARAKSSLIMSQESTSSRAASIARDWFYLKHITTLDQIHDEIQQLTTDRILGYVHAHPAANFTVLTIGPKPLEVPRDLS, via the coding sequence ATGGGCAAACAACTGATTCAAACGCATCGTTTTCCAAACGGGCTGACACTGGTGACCGAGTCGATGCCCGACGTCCAGTCGGCCGCATTCACGATCATGGTCCCCGGCGGCAGCATTTACGATCCCCCCGACAAACGCGGCACCGCCAGCATCCTCGCCGATCTGATCTCCCGCGGAGCAGGGGAGTACGACAGCCAGCAGCTCTCCAGCGCCCTCGACAACCTCGGCGTCCAGCGACATGAAGGGGTCTCCAACGCCCACATCACCTTCACCGGGGCAACCCTCGCGGACAAAATCGGCGAGACTCTCAAAATCTACGCCCACATCATCCGTGAACCGCATCTGCCCGAGGACCAGTTCGACGCCTCCCGCGCCGGCGTCGCTCAGGCCCTCTTGTCGGTCGAAGACGATGCCCGGCAGAAAGCACTCGTCGAACTCAAACGCCGCGCCTTTCCCGCTCCCTGGGGACTTCCCAGTGACGGCGAACTCGCGCACCTGGCAGGCATCACCATCGACGATGTCCGTAATCATTACAAGGAAGGCTTCCACCCCGACGACACCATCATCGGGATCGCCGGCAACATCGACTTCGACGAAGTCCGCGACCTCATCGAAAGCCTCTTCGGCGACTGGGAACCCAGCGCCGGCCGCGAAGAACCCGCTCTGGATTTCCCGACCGAGAAAACCTTCTTCACCGAACAGGAAACCACTCAGACACACCTCGGCGTCGCCTATGACGCCGTCCCCTACGGCCATCCCGACTATTACACCGCCTGGGCCGCCGTCGGCATCCTCAGTGGCGGCATGAGCGCCCGCCTGTTTACCGAAGTCCGCGAAAAGCGGGGGCTCTGCTACACCGTCTCCGCCTCGCTCGTCGGCATGCCGGGCATCGGTCGCGTCCTCTGTTACGCAGGCACCACTTCCGAACGAGCCCAGGAAACACTCGACGTCACGCTCCACGAACTCCAGCGACTCGGCGAAGGCATCGACATCTCCGAACTCGAACGCTGTAAGGCCCGAGCCAAAAGCTCGCTGATCATGTCGCAGGAGTCGACTTCTTCCCGCGCCGCTTCGATCGCCCGCGACTGGTTCTATCTCAAACATATTACGACCCTCGATCAGATTCACGACGAAATTCAGCAGCTCACGACCGACCGTATTCTCGGTTATGTCCACGCTCATCCCGCCGCCAATTTCACCGTCTTAACGATCGGTCCCAAACCGCTGGAGGTGCCCCGTGATCTTTCATGA
- a CDS encoding ankyrin repeat domain-containing protein — protein MQQPEPAVLEFHQIVKQGTPDEIRKHLQSGVEINAPGHVGETALMVALAAKDLEKTKLLLEQGADPELADNFNNTALRRAVQEEFAEGVRLLLDRGVDRGYHPKYPLKVIRYTQEPIDFSQLKMPKELEGQMTREEWQQSLKETLGPEAQETSEQEIEPYLYPVIEDVYNLEILDLFLAAGDNLSQTSKEMKRHLLKLDDSAEFRATPADYQQWKLPRFGATNPQRMDNPFWDDMIRSGKNAYLAREHFKDKKDFNKPGAVWCFDRFGSSLTKLPDGRYVQVGGEHEDYYDPDFYIYNDVVVHDGQGNFEIYGYPQAVFPPTDFHSATLVKDEIYLIGCLGYTEQRVTGQTPVYRLKTDTWQIEKLETTGTNPGWIFRHRANYDPQRNVIRVEGGTQQLATPAEESDQVENPDVYELDLTTLKWQKQD, from the coding sequence GTGCAGCAACCAGAGCCAGCCGTACTGGAATTTCATCAGATCGTCAAACAGGGAACACCGGACGAGATCCGAAAACACCTGCAGAGCGGCGTCGAAATCAATGCCCCCGGGCATGTTGGCGAAACCGCGTTGATGGTCGCGCTGGCAGCTAAGGACCTTGAGAAAACCAAACTGCTGCTGGAGCAGGGTGCCGACCCCGAACTGGCTGACAACTTCAATAACACGGCCCTCCGCCGCGCCGTGCAGGAAGAGTTCGCCGAAGGGGTCCGTCTGTTGCTGGACCGGGGTGTGGATCGGGGCTATCACCCCAAATACCCGCTAAAGGTCATTCGCTACACGCAGGAGCCCATCGACTTCTCTCAGCTCAAAATGCCCAAAGAACTCGAAGGCCAGATGACCAGGGAAGAATGGCAGCAGTCGCTCAAAGAGACACTGGGGCCAGAGGCGCAAGAGACTTCCGAACAGGAAATCGAACCTTATCTCTACCCGGTCATTGAAGATGTTTACAATCTCGAAATCCTGGACCTCTTCCTGGCAGCCGGCGACAACCTGAGCCAGACCTCCAAGGAAATGAAACGGCACCTGCTCAAGCTGGATGACTCAGCAGAATTTCGCGCCACTCCCGCAGACTACCAGCAGTGGAAATTGCCCCGCTTCGGCGCAACCAATCCCCAGCGAATGGACAACCCGTTCTGGGACGACATGATTCGCTCCGGCAAGAACGCCTATCTCGCACGCGAACACTTCAAAGATAAAAAAGACTTTAATAAACCGGGAGCCGTCTGGTGTTTTGACCGCTTCGGCTCATCCCTGACGAAACTGCCCGATGGCCGCTACGTGCAGGTCGGCGGCGAGCATGAAGATTATTACGATCCGGACTTTTACATTTACAATGACGTCGTGGTTCACGACGGCCAGGGAAACTTCGAAATCTATGGTTACCCCCAAGCGGTCTTCCCTCCCACCGACTTCCACTCGGCCACCCTGGTTAAAGACGAAATCTACCTCATCGGCTGTCTGGGATATACGGAACAGCGCGTGACAGGTCAGACCCCCGTTTACCGCCTCAAGACAGACACCTGGCAGATTGAAAAACTGGAGACCACGGGCACAAACCCCGGCTGGATCTTCCGGCACCGCGCCAACTACGATCCACAGCGGAACGTCATCCGCGTGGAGGGGGGCACACAGCAACTCGCCACCCCGGCTGAAGAATCAGATCAGGTGGAGAATCCAGACGTCTACGAACTCGATTTGACCACCCTGAAATGGCAGAAGCAGGACTGA
- a CDS encoding DUF971 domain-containing protein, whose product MELTPTELKRLDDQTLLITWSDGQRKRYAVSDLRKACPCVMCRNERKEAEHAPQQLTILAPTELAPLKIDRMALAGNYAYRITFSDGHNTGLFTFEHLRELGEVVE is encoded by the coding sequence ATGGAACTGACCCCGACCGAACTCAAACGCCTCGACGACCAGACGCTGCTCATCACCTGGAGCGACGGACAGCGGAAACGCTATGCTGTCTCTGATCTGCGTAAAGCCTGCCCCTGTGTGATGTGTCGCAATGAACGGAAGGAAGCCGAACACGCACCCCAGCAGCTGACGATTCTCGCCCCGACCGAACTGGCACCGCTCAAAATCGACCGCATGGCACTGGCCGGCAACTACGCCTACCGCATCACCTTCAGCGATGGTCACAACACGGGCCTGTTTACCTTTGAGCATCTGCGTGAACTGGGCGAAGTGGTTGAGTAG
- a CDS encoding M16 family metallopeptidase, giving the protein MIFHETKLDNGLQIIAELNPNAHSLAIGYFVRTGSRDETADVSGVSHFLEHMAFKGNEKYTADDVNRIFDEIGANYNASTSEEITLYYGSFLPEYIDTAMELLSTLIHPSLRQDDFDMEKKVILEEIGMYDDLHSFTAYEKVMQAHFQGHPLGQSILGSVQSITDLTAEQMRDYHAKHYLAGNLTLAVAGNADWHKVLELAHKFCDHWPGGQTDRPTDEAQPKTGTQIITEKKTQQQHIMQLAPAPSARDILRLPAEILAVVIGDDSNSRLYWKLVDPGLAESAEIGFNEYDGSGTWLTYLCSEPDLIESNLQLIQQIFDDVNQNGITQEELDRAKNKLASRLVLRSERPMGRLSSLGGNWVYRQKYYSVADDLELLNNISLDDIQELLKKYPLGHSTTAAVGPMTTVVD; this is encoded by the coding sequence GTGATCTTTCATGAAACCAAACTGGACAACGGCCTGCAGATCATCGCCGAACTCAATCCCAACGCACACAGCCTCGCCATCGGCTACTTCGTCCGCACCGGCTCGCGCGATGAAACCGCCGACGTCTCCGGCGTCAGTCACTTCCTCGAACACATGGCCTTCAAGGGGAACGAAAAATACACGGCCGACGATGTCAACCGCATCTTCGACGAGATCGGTGCGAACTACAACGCCTCGACCAGCGAAGAGATCACCCTCTATTACGGTTCGTTTCTCCCCGAGTACATCGACACCGCAATGGAACTCCTCTCCACACTGATCCACCCCAGTCTCCGCCAGGACGACTTCGACATGGAGAAGAAGGTCATCCTCGAAGAGATCGGCATGTACGACGACCTGCACAGCTTCACCGCCTACGAAAAAGTGATGCAGGCCCACTTCCAGGGACATCCGCTGGGGCAGAGCATCCTCGGCTCCGTGCAGTCCATCACCGACCTCACCGCCGAGCAGATGCGCGACTACCACGCGAAACATTACCTCGCCGGTAACCTCACCCTCGCGGTCGCCGGCAATGCGGACTGGCACAAGGTCCTCGAGCTCGCACACAAATTCTGCGACCACTGGCCCGGCGGACAGACAGACCGTCCCACCGACGAAGCCCAGCCCAAAACCGGCACGCAGATCATCACCGAGAAGAAGACCCAGCAGCAGCACATCATGCAGCTCGCTCCGGCTCCTTCCGCCCGCGACATCCTGCGGCTCCCCGCAGAAATCCTCGCGGTCGTCATCGGCGACGACTCTAACAGCCGCCTGTACTGGAAGCTGGTCGACCCCGGCCTGGCTGAATCCGCCGAGATCGGCTTCAACGAATACGACGGCAGCGGCACCTGGCTGACCTATCTCTGTTCCGAACCTGATCTGATTGAAAGTAACCTCCAGTTGATCCAGCAGATCTTCGACGACGTGAACCAGAACGGCATCACCCAAGAAGAACTGGACCGTGCCAAAAACAAACTCGCCTCGCGACTGGTCCTCCGCAGCGAACGCCCCATGGGCCGCCTCTCTTCCCTGGGAGGCAACTGGGTCTACCGCCAGAAGTACTACTCCGTCGCAGACGATCTCGAACTCTTAAACAACATCTCACTGGACGACATCCAGGAACTCCTGAAAAAATACCCCCTAGGCCACAGCACCACCGCCGCCGTAGGCCCCATGACAACCGTAGTCGACTAA